The DNA sequence AATTAGAGCTTGGTTGGCAGCCATTGCGACTTCTCCCAAGGCTCCAATCATGGTAATAAAGCCGAAAAAGCCGAGATGTTGAATTAGTTTTTCCCCAAAGGCGGGGGCGGAAACCCAGAAGATACGGACTAAGGCTTGCCACTCGCCACCCCAACCGCGCAGGGTAATTGCGCCATGAGGACGGATGAGGACCGCTAATAGGATAGCGGCTTTGAGGGCGATCGCGATCGCCGTTCCCATCGCCGCCCCGCGTACCCCTAATGCAGGTGCGCCCCAGTTGCCAAAAATCAGCGCATAATTGAGAACAATATTGACGCCATTGGCAAATAGGGCAACGAAAAACGGGGTGCGGGTATTTCCAGCGGCTTGGAGAAGGGCAGCGGCGATCGCACCGAGCAACATCAGCGGGATAATGGGGATAATAACACCAATATAAGCAGCCGCAGCAGCTTGCACGTTATCTCCAGCGGCGGGAAAGATAGCCAGCAACAGGGGTAAACCGAAATGAAGCGCGATCGCCGCTACAATTCCAATAGTCACCGCTAAAAACAGACTGCTGCGAGCCGCTGCTGATGCTAATTTAGGATCATTACTCCCCACCGCCCGCCCCACCAGCGCCATTGAACCAATCGAAAACGCCCCCAACACGCTCAGTAAAGCCCACAAAATCGGCCCATTAATCTGCATCGAGGCCAGCGACTCCGAAGCATGGTAGCCTAACATCGCCCGGTCTACCAACAACACCAGAGTATTTAAAATAGACTGAGCCACCACCGGAGTAGCCAGCCGAATCACCTGGCGGCGCAAGGTTAAAGGCTTCTTAGTATTCATAGCAAAAGGGAAAAGAGTGCTGAGTGTAAAGTGCTGAGTGCTGAGTGGGGAAAAGAGTGCTGAGTGTAAAGTGCTGAGTGGGGAAAAGAGTGCTGAGTGTAAAGTGCTGAGTGCTGAGTGGGAAAGAGGGTGGGGGGATGGGGGGATGGGGAGGTGGGGGGAAAAGACTGCTAAGTTGAAAGTGCTATTGCTTTAGCACACCAAGTAGCAGTGTGCTGAGTGGGGAAGAGGATGGGGAGAAAGTGCTGTTGTGCGCTTCACACTAAGCCGTAGTGTTCTGAGCAAGTATCTAGAACAGTAGCCGATTTACGTTTATTCCTTCAACTTCGAGTTCCCCTCTTCCCCCAACTCCTAACTCCTAACTCCCTTCCTTCCCCTCTAGCTGTGAAGCTGAATAAAGCGGCGCATCAGGGTTAACTGTTCTGGAACAATCCAATGGCCAATATTGAATTCGTGATAATCTACCGTTGCCCCTAGTTCTGATAAAACCATCTGGGCGCGTTGGGCGGCTGAAAGGGGGACAACTTGGTCTTGCTGACCGTGCATCATTAAAATGGGGGGATAGCCGTCGGTTGAGGCTTGGGGTTCTGCGTGTAAATAACCGCTCAACGAAATTAAACCTGCTAGGGGTAACGTTAGCCCAACATCGAGCGTCATTGCCCCCCCTTGGGAAAAACCACTTAAAAAGGTGCGCGATAGGGGAACGCTGGTTTTTTCGGCTAAACTGTTGAGGAAATTTCCTAAGCGCTGGCGGCTGTCGGCTAATTGCTGAAAATCTTGACGTTCCAAGTCATACCACATCTTACCCCCTGGTACGTTGGGATGGGGAAATGGCGCATC is a window from the Desertifilum tharense IPPAS B-1220 genome containing:
- a CDS encoding alpha/beta hydrolase, which produces MSLEFISVPRTTSQTPAGLVVCLHGWGANAQDLASFSGELDLDNYQFFFPDAPFPHPNVPGGKMWYDLERQDFQQLADSRQRLGNFLNSLAEKTSVPLSRTFLSGFSQGGAMTLDVGLTLPLAGLISLSGYLHAEPQASTDGYPPILMMHGQQDQVVPLSAAQRAQMVLSELGATVDYHEFNIGHWIVPEQLTLMRRFIQLHS
- a CDS encoding MATE family efflux transporter; translation: MNTKKPLTLRRQVIRLATPVVAQSILNTLVLLVDRAMLGYHASESLASMQINGPILWALLSVLGAFSIGSMALVGRAVGSNDPKLASAAARSSLFLAVTIGIVAAIALHFGLPLLLAIFPAAGDNVQAAAAAYIGVIIPIIPLMLLGAIAAALLQAAGNTRTPFFVALFANGVNIVLNYALIFGNWGAPALGVRGAAMGTAIAIALKAAILLAVLIRPHGAITLRGWGGEWQALVRIFWVSAPAFGEKLIQHLGFFGFITMIGALGEVAMAANQALISIEAICFESADGIGIAAAVIVAQQLGAGRPNSAARGARAAAIMGLILLGSCGALFVLIPQQLLQAFTPDARIISVALPCLAVAAVAQPFMAMATILGESLRGAGDTRTALGVSLLGWFAVRLIATYVLAFPLHLGLLGVWLGSTLDWVVRTLVLTWILSQGKWQKVKV